A genome region from Sulfuricella sp. includes the following:
- a CDS encoding biopolymer transporter ExbD, with translation MKLRKSRTYRKGRIEIIPMIDVMFFLLATFMLSSLAMQNLDSLQVNLPQGK, from the coding sequence GCTGCGTAAATCCAGGACATATCGCAAGGGGCGCATCGAAATCATCCCGATGATCGACGTGATGTTCTTCCTGCTGGCGACCTTCATGCTGTCCTCGCTGGCGATGCAGAATCTTGACTCGCTACAGGTGAACCTGCCGCAGGGAAAAG